One genomic window of Nicotiana sylvestris chromosome 10, ASM39365v2, whole genome shotgun sequence includes the following:
- the LOC104243405 gene encoding carbonic anhydrase 2-like, with protein sequence MAEESYENATNGGAKKEFNPDERIRSGFAYFKTEKYDKDPELYDELAKDQSPKFLVFACSDSRVYPSHILNFQSREAFLVRNIANMVPPYDHIKYSGAGASIEYEIVHFKVENILVMGHSCCGGIKGLMFIPDDGSIDSDFIEEWVKICSISKAKVKREHGDKDFTEQCTILEKEAVNESLANLLTYPFVREAVMIKSLALKGGHYDFVNGSFELWDLDEFNISHSGSL encoded by the exons ATGGCTGAGGAATCATATGAAAACGCCACTAATGGAGGAGCAAAGAAAGAGTTTAACCCGGATGAGAGGATCCGCTCCGGATTCGCTTACTTCAAGACTGAGAAATATGA CAAAGATCCCGAGTTGTACGATGAGCTCGCAAAAGATCAAAGCCCAAAG TTTTTGGTATTCGCCTGCTCCGACTCTAGAGTGTACCCATCCCACATACTTAACTTCCAATCAAGGGAGGCTTTTCTTGTTCGTAATATAGCCAACATGGTCCCTCCTTATGACCAT ATTAAATATTCTGGAGCTGGGGCATCTATTGAATATGAAATTGTCCACTTCAAG GTGGAGAATATTTTGGTGATGGGGCACAGCTGCTGTGGAGGTATAAAAGGACTCATGTTTATCCCTGATGATGGGTCCATAGACAG TGATTTCATCGAAGAATGGGTCAAAATCTGTTCGATATCAAAGGCAAAGGTAAAGAGAGAACATGGCGACAAGGATTTCACTGAACAATGTACAATATTGGAGAAG GAGGCAGTAAATGAATCACTAGCCAACTTACTGACATATCCATTTGTGAGGGAAGCTGTGATGATCAAAAGCCTTGCTCTGAAAGGTGGACACTACGATTTTGTGAATGGTTCTTTTGAGCTCTGGGATCTTGATGAGTTCAACATTAGCCATTCCGGTTCACTCTAA